The following are from one region of the Flavimobilis soli genome:
- a CDS encoding trans-sulfuration enzyme family protein → MTEQHAAAHPQDSLAASTRAVVVGRPGREQGAPVNPPVVLSSTYVSAGIQGPGEKLYARIGTETWEPFEEAVASLESTELPGVVLSSGMAAIAAVVSLVPAGGRIVVARHAYQVTLGLFDDLAERYGTTVVRVDIDDTDAVVAELGGADLLWVESPTNPMLEVADIPALVAAGHEAGALVAVDSTFATPLVQRPLEMGADVVVHSATKYLAGHSDVVLGVVVSRDARIVDAVRAYRTLHGAIAGPFEVWLALRGLRTLALRVERSQANAAEIAARLHGHPAVVDVRHPSLPGDPGHERATSLMEGYGSIIGLRPLGGADGADKVVDALRLWVPATSLGGVESSLERRRRFATESLTVPEDLLRMSVGVEDVEDLWADLDAALRTLL, encoded by the coding sequence ATGACCGAGCAGCACGCAGCCGCCCACCCGCAGGACTCGCTCGCCGCGTCGACGCGCGCCGTCGTCGTCGGACGCCCCGGCCGTGAGCAAGGAGCGCCGGTCAACCCGCCGGTCGTCCTGTCCTCGACGTACGTGTCCGCAGGAATCCAGGGCCCGGGCGAGAAGCTCTACGCCCGCATCGGCACCGAGACGTGGGAGCCGTTCGAGGAGGCCGTCGCGTCGCTCGAGTCGACGGAGCTGCCGGGCGTCGTGCTGTCGTCGGGCATGGCAGCGATCGCGGCGGTCGTATCCCTCGTGCCGGCGGGCGGGCGCATCGTCGTCGCGCGCCACGCCTACCAGGTGACGCTCGGCCTGTTCGACGACCTCGCGGAGCGCTACGGCACGACGGTCGTGCGCGTCGACATCGACGACACCGATGCGGTCGTCGCCGAGCTCGGGGGCGCGGACCTGCTGTGGGTCGAGTCGCCCACGAACCCGATGCTCGAGGTCGCGGACATCCCCGCGCTCGTCGCCGCCGGCCACGAGGCCGGAGCTCTCGTGGCGGTCGACAGCACGTTCGCCACACCGCTCGTCCAGCGCCCGCTCGAGATGGGCGCCGACGTCGTCGTGCACTCCGCGACGAAGTACCTCGCCGGCCACTCGGACGTCGTCCTCGGCGTCGTCGTGTCGCGCGACGCCAGGATCGTCGACGCCGTGCGCGCCTACCGCACGCTCCACGGCGCGATCGCCGGGCCGTTCGAGGTGTGGCTCGCGCTGCGCGGGCTGCGTACGCTCGCGCTGCGCGTCGAGCGCTCTCAGGCCAACGCCGCCGAGATCGCAGCGCGTCTCCACGGTCACCCCGCCGTCGTCGACGTGCGGCACCCGAGCCTGCCCGGTGACCCCGGGCACGAGCGCGCCACCAGCCTCATGGAGGGCTACGGGTCGATCATCGGCCTGCGGCCGCTCGGCGGGGCCGACGGCGCGGACAAGGTCGTCGACGCGCTGCGGCTGTGGGTCCCCGCGACGAGCCTCGGCGGCGTCGAGTCGAGCCTCGAGCGGCGCCGGCGCTTCGCTACCGAGTCGCTGACGGTCCCCGAGGACCTGCTGCGGATGAGCGTCGGTGTCGAGGACGTCGAGGACCTGTGGGCAGACCTGGACGCCGCGCTGCGCACGCTCCTGTGA